Proteins encoded together in one Deinococcus aerolatus window:
- a CDS encoding FAD-binding oxidoreductase — MTTLSRPDTLSPAALEGLRTRFGGQLSTAQAVLEAHGRDESRQELALPHAVLFAESEADVVDALRLAQEYGFPVVPFAVGSSLEGQVVPVAGGLSLDVSGMNAVLEVAAGGFQATVQPGLTYPELNRQLRHLGLFFPVDPGAEASLGGMASTNASGTAAVRYGTTRDNVLELRVALAGGEVIRVGSRARKTSAGYDLKNLFIGAEGTLGVITELTVRLWPLPAHLVVLRANFATLGEAARCAVDIMGAALQPERLELIDERQIHAVNAHKGTAFPEAPTLWIELASPSETALAEALALCRELVTDGGGTGLHAAHSAGERAQLWEARHHAYYAITALHPGHVNRTTDLCVPLHHLPEVVEFTRQQADAAGLDASIVGHVGDGNFHVLFHAPPDDADTWARVDAVYDAMITRTLSRGGTCSGEHGVGLHKRAYLAREHGDTLELMRGIKTLLDPAGVMNPGKILP; from the coding sequence ATGACCACCCTGTCCCGTCCCGATACCCTGTCCCCCGCTGCTCTGGAGGGGTTGCGCACCCGCTTCGGCGGGCAGCTCAGCACCGCCCAGGCCGTCCTGGAGGCGCATGGCCGCGACGAGAGCCGCCAGGAACTCGCCCTGCCGCACGCTGTGCTGTTTGCAGAAAGTGAGGCGGATGTGGTGGACGCGCTGCGGCTGGCCCAGGAATACGGCTTTCCGGTGGTGCCCTTCGCGGTGGGCAGCAGCCTGGAGGGACAGGTGGTGCCGGTGGCAGGCGGGCTGTCCTTAGACGTGAGCGGCATGAACGCGGTGCTGGAAGTGGCGGCGGGCGGCTTTCAGGCCACCGTGCAGCCGGGGCTGACGTACCCGGAACTGAACCGGCAGCTCCGTCATCTGGGCCTGTTCTTCCCGGTCGATCCCGGCGCGGAGGCCAGTCTGGGCGGCATGGCGTCCACCAATGCCAGCGGCACGGCGGCGGTGCGCTACGGCACCACGCGCGACAACGTGCTGGAGCTGCGGGTGGCATTGGCCGGGGGCGAGGTGATCCGGGTGGGCAGCCGGGCCAGAAAGACCAGCGCCGGGTATGACCTCAAGAACCTGTTTATCGGGGCCGAGGGCACGCTGGGCGTGATCACCGAGCTGACGGTCCGGCTGTGGCCGCTGCCCGCGCATCTGGTGGTGCTGCGGGCCAACTTCGCGACGCTGGGCGAGGCGGCCCGGTGTGCCGTGGACATCATGGGCGCGGCGCTGCAACCCGAGCGGCTGGAATTGATCGACGAGCGCCAGATTCACGCGGTCAACGCTCACAAGGGCACCGCCTTTCCCGAGGCTCCTACGCTGTGGATCGAGCTGGCCTCTCCCAGTGAAACCGCGCTGGCCGAGGCGCTGGCGCTGTGCCGCGAACTGGTCACCGACGGCGGTGGCACGGGGCTGCATGCCGCCCACAGCGCCGGGGAACGCGCCCAGTTGTGGGAGGCCCGACACCACGCGTACTACGCCATCACTGCGCTGCACCCCGGCCACGTCAACAGGACCACCGACCTGTGCGTGCCGCTGCATCACCTGCCGGAGGTGGTGGAGTTCACCCGCCAGCAGGCCGACGCGGCGGGCCTGGACGCCAGCATCGTGGGACATGTCGGGGACGGCAACTTTCATGTGCTGTTCCACGCGCCCCCGGACGACGCGGACACCTGGGCCAGGGTGGACGCCGTCTACGACGCCATGATCACCCGCACGCTGTCGCGCGGCGGCACCTGCAGCGGCGAGCACGGCGTCGGGCTGCACAAACGCGCCTATCTGGCCCGCGAGCACGGCGACACGCTGGAGCTGATGCGCGGCATTAAGACGCTGCTGGATCCGGCGGGCGTGATGAATCCGGGGAAAATCCTGCCCTGA
- a CDS encoding 3-keto-disaccharide hydrolase, which yields MPDALSRPRPAPRPLSVPPREALRRLGLALLLGGGLSACAGEAGLAAPPPVEDGLAPPLQPQTVWTALFNGQNLGGWSTWLPSRGVDNDPEGVFRVTDGELRVLDVAPTAGDREYGYLLTSNRYANYRLRLQYRWDTRKFAPRLNEPRDSGVLYHVTGPNTLWPSSAEFQIMEGATGDLWGLAGTNFTSTVSDPGARELKHDPFGKPVTTQEPADGYRRMVRADGVREVAGWNTLELVVSGDQATQIVNGQVAAQATALRAPGGAPLTAGRIALQAEGAAVSYREIELRPLAYLTPPQGARVLLGSASTPQSVGADWLDRRGSEVRWPVQGGVATVRPSSDPRDTNDIQTRDSFGDFRLHLEFRLPATRAELGEQDRANSGVYLQGRYEVQILDSFGGALAGQNDLGAIYGQHDASSNAALPSGTWQSYDIEFRAARWSGGQKTENARATVWLNGEKIQDNVVLSGPTMLGAPEAETPGPIVLQDHGSGVSFRNIWVESGGSTP from the coding sequence ATGCCTGACGCTCTATCCCGCCCCCGCCCCGCCCCCCGTCCCCTGTCGGTGCCCCCACGTGAGGCCCTGCGCCGCCTCGGCCTGGCCCTGCTGCTGGGCGGAGGGCTGTCGGCCTGTGCTGGGGAGGCCGGCCTGGCCGCGCCCCCGCCCGTGGAGGACGGCCTGGCCCCGCCGCTGCAGCCGCAGACCGTCTGGACCGCGCTGTTCAACGGCCAGAACCTGGGCGGCTGGTCCACGTGGCTGCCGTCGCGTGGGGTGGACAACGACCCGGAAGGCGTGTTCCGGGTCACGGACGGTGAGCTGCGCGTGCTGGACGTCGCGCCCACTGCCGGGGACCGGGAGTACGGCTACCTGCTGACCAGCAACCGCTACGCCAACTACCGTCTGCGCCTGCAGTACCGTTGGGACACCCGGAAATTCGCGCCGCGCCTGAACGAGCCGCGCGATTCGGGCGTGCTGTACCACGTCACCGGCCCCAACACACTCTGGCCCAGCAGCGCGGAATTCCAGATCATGGAAGGGGCCACCGGCGACCTGTGGGGACTGGCAGGCACCAACTTCACGTCCACAGTCAGTGATCCGGGGGCCAGGGAACTGAAGCACGACCCCTTTGGAAAACCCGTGACCACCCAGGAGCCTGCGGACGGCTACCGCCGGATGGTCCGGGCCGACGGCGTCCGCGAGGTGGCCGGCTGGAACACGCTGGAACTGGTGGTGTCGGGCGATCAGGCCACGCAGATCGTCAACGGGCAGGTGGCGGCCCAGGCCACCGCACTGCGTGCGCCGGGCGGCGCCCCCCTGACGGCGGGCCGTATCGCCCTGCAGGCCGAGGGGGCAGCGGTGTCATACCGCGAGATCGAGCTGCGCCCGCTGGCCTACCTGACCCCGCCCCAGGGCGCGCGGGTGCTGCTGGGCAGCGCCAGCACCCCGCAGAGCGTGGGGGCCGACTGGCTGGACCGCCGGGGGAGTGAGGTCCGGTGGCCGGTGCAGGGCGGCGTGGCCACCGTCCGGCCCAGCAGCGATCCGCGCGACACCAACGACATTCAGACGCGTGACTCCTTCGGCGATTTCCGGCTGCATCTGGAGTTCCGCCTTCCCGCCACCCGCGCGGAGCTGGGCGAACAGGACCGGGCCAACAGCGGCGTGTACCTGCAGGGCCGCTACGAGGTTCAGATTCTCGACTCCTTCGGGGGCGCCCTGGCGGGCCAGAACGACCTGGGGGCCATCTACGGCCAGCACGACGCCAGCAGCAACGCGGCCCTGCCGTCCGGCACCTGGCAGAGTTACGACATTGAGTTCCGCGCCGCGCGCTGGAGCGGCGGCCAGAAAACCGAAAACGCCCGCGCCACAGTCTGGCTGAACGGCGAGAAGATTCAGGACAACGTGGTCCTGAGCGGCCCGACCATGCTGGGCGCTCCCGAGGCCGAGACGCCGGGGCCAATCGTGCTGCAGGACCACGGCAGCGGCGTCAGCTTCCGCAACATCTGGGTGGAGTCTGGGGGAAGCACGCCCTGA
- a CDS encoding glycine--tRNA ligase — MPASSMEELVSLCKRRGFIFQGSEIYGGLQGFYDYGPLGVELKNNIKAAWWRSNVYERDDMEGLDSSIIMHRMVLRHSGHEATFSDPMVDNKKNNKRYRLDHLVKDQKADVVARVAAEMGADPANFPAVVAALNASPAQASEALKAAGVRDPFSGEVGDWTEPKPFNMMFKTTIGPVADEDSYGYLRPETAQGIFTNFKNVVDSTSRRLPFGIAQIGKAFRNEITPRNFIFRVRELEQMEIEFFCVPGTDEGWHEHWLEKRLSWWEAQGVPRSRIEILDVPPEDLAHYSKRTYDLMYDYPTLGFEEIEGIANRSDYDLGSHTKSQSELNLVATVAENNDSIAKLTIPHPETNKPVVPFVIEPSAGVDRALLAVLSEAFTKETLDNGSERIVLKLRPHLAPIKVAVIPLARNREEITSVARAIKAELQGLGLGRVLYEDSGNIGKAYRRHDEVGTPYCVTVDFDTLGLGGGEGKTSDPALRDTVTVRDRDTLSQERVKISELAGWIREKLR, encoded by the coding sequence ATGCCCGCATCATCGATGGAAGAGCTGGTCAGCCTGTGCAAACGCCGCGGTTTTATTTTTCAGGGCAGTGAGATCTACGGCGGCCTGCAGGGCTTCTACGACTACGGCCCCCTCGGCGTGGAGCTGAAGAACAACATCAAGGCCGCGTGGTGGAGAAGCAACGTCTACGAGCGCGATGACATGGAAGGCCTGGACTCCAGCATCATCATGCACCGCATGGTGCTGCGCCACAGCGGCCACGAGGCGACGTTCTCGGACCCCATGGTGGACAACAAGAAGAACAACAAGCGCTACCGTCTGGACCATCTGGTGAAAGACCAGAAGGCGGACGTGGTGGCGCGGGTCGCCGCCGAGATGGGCGCGGACCCGGCCAACTTTCCGGCGGTGGTGGCGGCGCTGAACGCCAGCCCGGCGCAGGCCTCGGAAGCGCTTAAGGCGGCCGGCGTGCGCGACCCCTTCTCCGGCGAGGTGGGCGACTGGACCGAGCCCAAGCCCTTTAACATGATGTTCAAGACCACCATCGGCCCGGTGGCCGACGAGGACAGCTACGGCTACCTGCGCCCGGAAACGGCCCAGGGCATCTTCACCAACTTCAAGAACGTAGTGGACTCCACCTCTCGCCGCCTGCCCTTCGGCATCGCGCAGATCGGCAAGGCCTTTCGCAACGAGATCACGCCGCGCAACTTCATCTTCCGGGTGCGTGAGCTCGAGCAGATGGAAATCGAGTTCTTCTGCGTGCCCGGCACCGACGAGGGTTGGCACGAGCACTGGCTGGAAAAGCGGCTGAGCTGGTGGGAGGCGCAGGGCGTGCCGCGCAGCAGGATCGAGATTCTGGATGTGCCGCCCGAGGACCTGGCGCACTACTCCAAGCGCACCTACGACCTGATGTACGACTACCCCACCCTGGGCTTTGAAGAAATCGAGGGCATCGCCAACCGCAGCGACTACGATCTGGGCTCGCACACCAAATCGCAGTCCGAGCTGAATCTCGTCGCCACCGTCGCCGAGAACAACGACTCCATCGCCAAGCTGACCATCCCGCACCCCGAGACGAATAAGCCCGTCGTGCCGTTCGTGATCGAGCCGTCCGCCGGGGTGGACCGGGCGCTGCTGGCGGTGCTGAGCGAGGCATTTACCAAAGAGACGCTGGACAACGGCAGCGAGCGGATTGTGCTGAAGCTCAGGCCCCATCTGGCCCCGATCAAGGTGGCGGTAATTCCGCTGGCGCGCAACCGTGAGGAAATCACCAGCGTCGCCAGGGCGATCAAGGCTGAACTGCAGGGCCTGGGCCTGGGCCGGGTGCTGTACGAGGACAGCGGCAACATCGGCAAGGCGTACCGCCGCCACGACGAGGTGGGCACGCCGTACTGCGTGACCGTGGACTTCGACACGCTGGGTCTGGGCGGCGGCGAGGGCAAGACGTCCGATCCGGCGCTGAGGGACACCGTGACGGTGCGGGACCGCGACACTTTGAGCCAGGAGCGGGTGAAGATCAGCGAACTCGCGGGCTGGATTCGCGAGAAACTGCGGTAA
- a CDS encoding glycerol-3-phosphate acyltransferase, with protein sequence MLFLSALLLLVAFLVGSLPLGYLLLSRAGVNVRLSNAHNLGLENMLRLVGPGLATASALLDAGKGLLAVLMASSLGRPEVTVLAALAAYLGHLNPPHALYRPLYGTVPPRGRGNLTLLGALAGLAVTGALPLWVAALPVVVYAGVTGYWGYVSAATLAGLSAFAVAVALLPVGTPAKLAGLGLLVAAGWRFKENIGRMLDGTEPRFGEEVPLAGKRSDEVVAAFMIHPMTLENFWSARRFAWLRPLVQRGVISERTVRQMAENLRPMKVGELRGIRTPEGQSIRCYLLSSPLLPDVFDTQPELATRRAIEGARLAHELGAEVFGLGAFWSVVGNKGVDVQAAVPEITVTNGGAYTSGTIKAAIPGILRHFESEGRDLGAATAGIVGANGVVAFGIARTIAPQVARVIMLGRNMDKLERSAATLRRANKDTEIITTTDYAALKTADLIFSATSDPEPVIFPQHVKPGTWIFDEGRPADVDESVSRVPGVRIIPGGVVRPPGGMTSAIDLQFGEGAVPACLAETLIIAATGEHHRKSLGPQTLSENINFFVEQAARLGFEVVD encoded by the coding sequence ATGTTGTTTCTGTCGGCCCTGTTGCTGCTGGTGGCCTTTCTCGTGGGCAGCCTGCCGCTGGGGTATCTGCTGCTCAGCCGCGCGGGGGTCAATGTCCGCCTCAGCAACGCGCACAACCTGGGGCTGGAGAACATGCTGCGGCTGGTGGGGCCGGGACTGGCGACGGCCTCGGCGCTGCTGGACGCGGGCAAGGGACTGCTGGCGGTGCTGATGGCCTCCAGCCTGGGGCGTCCGGAGGTCACGGTGCTGGCGGCGCTGGCCGCGTATCTGGGCCACCTGAACCCCCCGCACGCGCTGTACCGCCCGCTGTACGGCACAGTGCCGCCCCGCGGGCGCGGAAACCTGACGCTGCTGGGCGCGCTGGCAGGGCTGGCCGTCACCGGGGCGCTGCCGCTGTGGGTGGCGGCCCTGCCGGTGGTGGTCTACGCGGGCGTCACCGGGTACTGGGGCTACGTCAGCGCGGCGACCCTCGCGGGCCTGAGCGCCTTTGCCGTGGCCGTGGCGCTGCTGCCGGTGGGCACGCCGGCCAAGCTGGCGGGGCTGGGGCTACTGGTGGCGGCCGGATGGCGCTTCAAGGAGAACATCGGGCGCATGCTGGACGGCACCGAGCCCAGGTTCGGCGAGGAGGTGCCGCTGGCCGGCAAGCGCAGCGACGAGGTGGTGGCCGCCTTCATGATCCACCCCATGACGCTGGAGAACTTCTGGTCCGCCCGCCGCTTCGCGTGGCTGCGGCCGCTGGTGCAGCGCGGCGTGATCAGCGAGCGCACCGTCCGCCAGATGGCCGAGAACCTGCGGCCCATGAAGGTGGGCGAGCTGCGCGGCATCCGCACGCCCGAGGGCCAGAGCATCCGCTGCTACCTGCTGTCGAGCCCGCTGCTGCCCGACGTGTTCGACACGCAGCCGGAACTGGCCACCCGCCGGGCCATCGAGGGCGCGCGGCTGGCCCACGAGCTGGGCGCGGAGGTCTTCGGGCTGGGCGCGTTCTGGTCCGTGGTGGGCAACAAGGGTGTGGACGTGCAGGCCGCCGTGCCGGAAATCACCGTGACCAACGGCGGCGCCTACACCTCCGGCACCATCAAGGCCGCCATTCCGGGCATCCTGAGGCACTTTGAATCGGAGGGCCGGGACCTGGGGGCCGCCACCGCCGGCATCGTAGGCGCCAACGGCGTGGTGGCCTTCGGCATCGCACGGACCATCGCGCCGCAGGTGGCCAGGGTCATCATGCTGGGGCGCAACATGGACAAGCTTGAGCGCAGCGCCGCCACCCTGCGCCGGGCCAATAAGGACACCGAGATCATCACGACCACCGATTACGCCGCGCTGAAGACGGCGGACCTGATCTTCTCGGCCACCAGCGATCCGGAGCCGGTGATCTTCCCGCAGCACGTCAAGCCCGGCACCTGGATCTTCGACGAGGGCCGTCCGGCAGATGTGGACGAGAGCGTCTCCCGCGTGCCGGGCGTGCGGATCATTCCCGGCGGCGTGGTGCGCCCGCCCGGCGGCATGACCAGCGCCATCGACCTGCAGTTCGGCGAGGGCGCGGTGCCGGCCTGTCTGGCCGAGACGCTGATCATCGCTGCCACCGGCGAACACCACCGCAAGAGCCTGGGGCCGCAGACGCTCAGCGAGAACATCAATTTCTTCGTGGAGCAGGCCGCGCGGCTGGGGTTTGAAGTGGTGGACTGA
- a CDS encoding phospholipase D-like domain-containing protein encodes MPGCLPRLLLTLALACGGWGLGAALPLFLGPVWPAAPVNLLACDPPTDPLEHALWRVVTANGRPDTSCGNAFGGYLRTPRSVDTPLDAFEITAGQIVGARSEVLLTNMEWHAGPGHPGWSFAQAAATLYGRVRTDPAAYPQGMTVRVLLGGFPDLINPDGRTQPLALLGDLLRLGVPMQDDRVGWQLSLLNYRYLPHSHVKLHVIDGQDLTVAGYNYTNWHLPGTEPGGQDLHDLGLRMTGPVAQSGVAVFDDLWRHSLQLRCPAGVTRAEAEAQCQMTPPDPVTHPAAARRAVPTGNSRAFMLYRRPGDDAADRAHLALLGAAKRQLDLQQADFGPTPGCWGAYLNPQGCGPDSWPVYLSAVLQAIGRGVQVRLLTVDYGVGAPANRSGVTLLRQALRRRGLEDRFQARYTTFKMHAKALTVDRRVVVTGSMNFHFSAWGQLGLAEAALATNDPAAVAEQEARFERVWNTGSRAVPEEWWLKNVPPDPVPGPGAGTPDTVMPRPGP; translated from the coding sequence ATGCCCGGCTGCCTCCCGCGCCTCCTGCTGACCCTGGCCCTGGCCTGCGGGGGCTGGGGGCTGGGGGCCGCGTTGCCGCTGTTTCTGGGGCCGGTGTGGCCCGCCGCGCCCGTGAACCTGCTGGCCTGCGACCCGCCGACGGACCCGCTGGAACACGCGCTGTGGCGGGTGGTCACCGCGAACGGACGGCCAGACACCAGTTGCGGCAACGCCTTTGGCGGCTACCTGCGTACGCCGCGAAGCGTGGACACGCCGCTGGACGCCTTCGAGATCACCGCCGGTCAGATCGTCGGTGCCCGCAGCGAAGTCCTGCTGACCAACATGGAGTGGCACGCCGGACCGGGCCATCCCGGCTGGAGCTTTGCCCAGGCGGCGGCCACCCTGTACGGGCGGGTGCGGACGGACCCCGCCGCGTACCCCCAGGGCATGACGGTGCGGGTGCTGCTGGGCGGCTTCCCGGACCTGATCAACCCGGACGGCCGCACGCAGCCGCTGGCGCTGCTGGGCGATCTGCTGCGGCTGGGCGTGCCGATGCAGGACGACCGCGTGGGCTGGCAACTCAGCCTCCTCAATTACCGGTACCTGCCGCACAGCCACGTCAAGCTGCACGTCATCGACGGCCAGGACCTGACGGTGGCCGGGTACAACTACACCAACTGGCACCTGCCGGGCACCGAGCCGGGGGGCCAGGACCTGCACGACCTGGGCCTGCGGATGACCGGCCCGGTGGCGCAGAGCGGCGTGGCCGTGTTCGATGACCTGTGGCGGCACAGCTTGCAGTTGCGCTGCCCGGCCGGGGTGACGCGGGCGGAGGCCGAAGCACAGTGCCAGATGACGCCGCCGGACCCGGTGACGCACCCGGCGGCGGCACGCAGGGCCGTGCCCACCGGGAATTCCCGCGCCTTCATGCTGTACCGCCGCCCCGGAGACGACGCGGCGGACCGCGCCCATCTGGCGCTGCTGGGCGCGGCAAAACGCCAGCTTGATCTGCAGCAGGCGGATTTCGGGCCCACGCCAGGCTGCTGGGGCGCGTACCTGAACCCGCAGGGCTGCGGTCCGGACAGCTGGCCGGTATACCTGAGTGCGGTGTTGCAGGCCATCGGACGCGGGGTCCAGGTCCGGCTGCTCACCGTGGATTATGGGGTGGGCGCCCCGGCCAACCGTAGCGGGGTCACGCTGCTGCGTCAGGCGCTGCGCCGCCGGGGCCTTGAGGACCGCTTTCAGGCCCGCTACACCACCTTCAAGATGCACGCCAAGGCCTTGACGGTGGACCGGCGCGTGGTGGTAACCGGCAGCATGAACTTCCACTTCAGTGCCTGGGGCCAGCTTGGATTGGCCGAGGCCGCACTGGCCACCAACGACCCGGCGGCAGTGGCCGAACAGGAGGCCCGTTTCGAGCGTGTGTGGAACACGGGCAGCCGCGCGGTCCCGGAGGAATGGTGGCTGAAGAACGTGCCGCCCGACCCCGTGCCTGGCCCCGGCGCCGGGACACCCGACACGGTCATGCCCCGGCCCGGCCCGTAG